Proteins from a single region of Orcinus orca chromosome 20, mOrcOrc1.1, whole genome shotgun sequence:
- the SUPT5H gene encoding transcription elongation factor SPT5 isoform X4, giving the protein MKKYAKSSVGETVYGGSDELSDDITQQQLLPGVKDPNLWTVKCKIGEERATAISLMRKFIAYQFTDTPLQIKSVVAPEHVKGYIYVEAYKQTHVKQAIEGVGNLRLGYWNQQMVPIKEMTDVLKVVKEVANLKPKSWVRLKRGIYKDDIAQVDYVEPSQNTISLKMIPRIDYDRIKARMSLKDWFAKRKKFKRPPQRLFDAEKIRSLGGDVASDGDFLIFEGNRYSRKGFLFKSFAMSAVITEGVKPTLSELEKFEDQPEGIDLEVVTESTGKEREHNFQPGDNVEVCEGELINLQGKILSVDGNKITIMPKHEDLKDMLEFPAQELRKYFKMGDHVKVIAGRFEGDTGLIVRVEENFVILFSDLTMHELKVLPRDLQLCSETASGVDVGGQHEWGELVQLDPQTVGVIVRLERETFQVLNMYGKVVTVRHQAVTRKKDNRFAVALDSEQNNIHVKDIVKVIDGPHSGREGEIRHLFRSFAFLHCKKLVENGGMFVCKTRHLVLAGGSKPRDVTNFTVGGFAPMSPRISSPMHPSAGGQRGGFGSPGGGSGGMSRGRGRRDNELIGQTVRISQGPYKGYIGVVKDATESTARVELHSTCQTISVDRQRLTTVGSRRPGGMTSTYGRTPMYGSQTPMYGSGSRTPMYGSQTPLQDGSRTPHYGSQTPLHDGSRTPAQSGAWDPNNPNTPSRAEEEYEYAFDDEPTPSPQAYGGTPNPQTPGYPDPSSPQVNPQYNPQTPGTPAMYNTDQFSPYAAPSPQGSYQPSPSPQSYHQVAPSPAGYQNTHSPASYHPTPSPMAYQASPSPSPVGYSPMTPGAPSPGGYNPHTPGSGIEQNSSDWVTTDIQVKVRDTYLDTQVVGQTGVIRSVTGGMCSVYLKDSEKVVSISSEHLEPITPTKNNKVKVILGEDREATGVLLSIDGEDGIVRMDLDEQLKILNLRFLGKLLEA; this is encoded by the exons ATGAAGAAATACGCAAAGTCATCTGTGGGAGAGAC GGTGTATGGAGGATCCGATGAGCTCTCGGATGACATCACCCAGCAGCAGCTGCTCCCGGGAGTCAA GGATCCCAATCTGTGGACTGTCAAATGTAAG ATTGGGGAGGAACGGGCCACAGCCATTTCCTTGATGCGCAAGTTCATTGCATACCAGTTTACAGACACG CCCCTGCAGATTAAGTCGGTAGTGGCACCAGAGCACGTGAAGGGCTACATCTACGTGGAGGCCTACAAGCAGACCCATGTGAAGCAGGCCATCGAGGGCGTGGGCAACCTGCGGCTTGGCTACTGGAACCAGCAGATGGTGCCCATCAAGGAGATGACAGATGTGCTCAAAGTGGTGAAGGAGGTGGCCAACCTGAAACCAAAATCCTGGGTCCGCCTCAAGCGGGGCATCTATAAGGACGACATCGCTCAG GTGGATTACGTGGAGCCCAGCCAAAACACCATCTCCCTAAAGATGATCCCGCGCATCGACTACGACCGCATCAAGGCCCGAATGAGCTTG AAAGACTGGTTTGCCAAAAGGAAGAAGTTTAAGCGGCCTCCACAGAGGCTATTTGATGCAGAAAAGATCAG GTCCCTGGGGGGTGATGTTGCCTCTGATGGTGACTTCCTCATCTTCGAGGGGAACCGTTACAGCCGGAAGGGCTTTCTGTTCAAGAGCTTTGCCATGTCTGCTGTG ATCACGGAGGGTGTGAAGCCCACACTCTCTGAGCTGGAGAAATTTGAGGACCAGCCAGAGGGCATCGACCTCGAGGTGGTGACTGAAAGCACAG GGAAGGAgcgggaacacaacttccagccTGGGGACAACGTGGAGGTGTGTGAGGGTGAGCTCATCAACCTGCAGGGCAAGATCCTCAGCGTGGATGGCAACAAGATCACCATAATGCCCAAGCACGAGGACCTCAAG GACATGCTGGAGTTCCCGGCCCAGGAACTTCGGAAGTACTTCAAGATGGGGGACCACGTGAAGGTGATTGCCGGCCGGTTCGAGGGCGACACAGGCCTCATTGTGCGGGTGGAGGAGAACTTCGTCATCCTCTTCTCGGACCTCACCATGCACGAG CTGAAGGTGCTCCCCCGGGACCTGCAGCTCTGCTCGGAGACGGCATCAGGTGTGGATGTCGGGGGCCAGCATGAATGGGGGGAGCTGGTGCAGCTGGACCCCCAGACTGTGGGTGTCATCGTGCGACTGGAGCGGGAGACCTTCCAG GTGCTGAACATGTATGGGAAGGTGGTGACTGTCAGGCACCAGGCTGTGACCCGGAAGAAGGACAACCGCTTTGCCGTGGCCCTGGACTCAGAACAGAACAACATCCATGTGAAAGACATTGTCAAGGTCATTGATGGCCCCCACTCA GGCCGGGAGGGCGAGATTCGCCATCTCTTCCGCAGCTTCGCCTTCCTGCATTGCAAGAAACTGGTAGAGAACGGGGGCATGTTTGTCTGCAAGACCCGCCATCTGGTGCTGGCAGGGGGCTCGAAG CCGCGAGATGTGACCAACTTCACAGTAGGTGGCTTTGCCCCTATGAGCCCCCGGATCAGCAGCCCCATGCACCCCAGTGCTGGAG GTCAGCGTGGTGGCTTTGGCAGCCCGGGTGGTGGCAGCGGCGGCATGAGCAGGGGCCGGGGGCGGAGAGACAACGAGCTCATCGGCCAGACTGTGCGCATCTCCCAGGGGCCTTACAAAG GCTACATTGGCGTGGTAAAAGATGCCACGGAGTCCACAGCCCGCGTGGAGCTGCACTCCACCTGCCAGACCATCTCAGTGGACCGTCAGCGCCTCACCACAGT GGGCTCACGGCGCCCGGGCGGCATGACCTCGACCTATGGGCGGACACCCATGTATGGCTCCCAGACGCCAATGTACGGCTCTGGCTCCCGCACGCCCATGTACGGCTCTCAGACGCCTCTCCAGGATG GTAGTCGCACCCCGCATTATGGCTCTCAGACGCCCCTGCATGATGGCAGCCGCACTCCTGCCCAGAGTGGGGCCTGGGACCCCAACAATCCTAACACACCGTCACG GGCTGAGGAAGAATATGAGTACGCGTTCGATGATGAGCCTACACCATCCCCACAGGCCTATGGGGGCACCCCCAATCCCCAAACACCTGGCTACCCAGACCCCTCGTCCCCGCAGGTCAACCCACAGTACAACCCGCAGACGCCAGGGACGCCAGCCAT GTACAACACAGACCAGTTCTCCCCCTATGCAGCCCCCTCCCCGCAAGGCTCCtaccagcccagccccagcccccagagcTACCACCAGGTGGCGCCAAGCCCAGCAGGCTACCAGAACACCCACTCCCCAGCCAGCTACCACCCCACCCCCTCGCCCATGGCTTATCAG GCCAGCCCCAGCCCAAGCCCTGTTGGCTATAGTCCGATGACACCTGGAGCTCCCTCCCCTGGTGGCTACAACCCACACACACCGGGCTCAGGCATTGAGCAGAACTCCAGCGACTGGGTGACCACTGACATCCAGGTGAAGGTGCGGGACACCTACCTGGATACACAAGTGGTGGGGCAGACAGGTGTCATCCGCAGTGTCACG ggaggCATGTGCTCCGTATACCTGAAGGACAGCGAGAAGGTTGTCAGCATCTCCAGTGAGCACCTGGAGCCCATCACCCCGACCAAGAACAACAAG gtgAAGGTGATCCTGGGTGAGGATCGGGAAGCCACAGGTGTCCTGCTGAGCATTGATGGCGAGGATGGCATAGTCCGCATGGACCTTGATGAACAGCTCAAGATCCTCAACCTCCGCTTCCTGGGGAAGCTCCTGGAGGCCTGA